In the Ilumatobacteraceae bacterium genome, one interval contains:
- a CDS encoding DUF4432 family protein translates to MITLHAGALTATIDESMGGELRQIELDGTPLLAEYEWDSPVAASRSRSYGDQRLDWLSEYRGGWQFLVPNAGAACVVDGVPLPFHGEWSRTAVDIDTVSQSEVSMRAGTRLPFVAHRTIALVDAPDRVRITTTIENVSGERQPFVWGEHPAFVAGPGDRIDLPAGPVVDRDDETASSVAWPCRRQGQIGLDVVPDTRPLESVHYLPDRPDGWAALRCPAVGVAIVWEIEDFPHMWLWRELGSPGFPFHGRTSLVALEPASSWPGDGLAAAIERGQAHWLIPGEHRTTTVTVIPFRPDGRAVTGADHTGAISFKNAATG, encoded by the coding sequence ATGATCACGTTGCACGCAGGTGCGCTCACCGCGACGATCGACGAGTCGATGGGCGGCGAACTGCGTCAGATCGAGCTCGACGGCACTCCCCTCCTCGCCGAGTACGAGTGGGATTCGCCGGTGGCCGCGTCCCGGAGCCGGAGTTACGGCGACCAGCGGCTCGACTGGCTCTCGGAATACCGAGGCGGCTGGCAGTTCCTCGTTCCGAACGCGGGCGCGGCGTGCGTGGTCGACGGCGTGCCGCTGCCGTTCCACGGCGAGTGGTCGCGCACGGCGGTCGACATCGACACCGTGTCGCAGTCGGAGGTCTCGATGCGGGCCGGCACCCGCTTGCCGTTCGTCGCGCACCGGACCATCGCTCTGGTCGACGCCCCCGACCGGGTCCGCATCACGACGACGATCGAGAACGTCAGCGGCGAACGTCAGCCGTTCGTCTGGGGCGAGCACCCCGCGTTCGTCGCCGGGCCCGGTGACCGCATCGATCTGCCCGCCGGCCCTGTCGTCGACCGCGACGACGAGACCGCGTCGTCGGTGGCGTGGCCGTGCCGACGCCAGGGCCAGATCGGGCTCGACGTCGTGCCGGACACACGTCCGCTCGAAAGCGTCCACTACCTGCCGGATCGGCCGGACGGATGGGCCGCCCTGCGATGCCCCGCGGTCGGTGTCGCGATCGTGTGGGAGATCGAGGACTTCCCGCACATGTGGCTCTGGCGAGAGCTCGGCAGCCCAGGGTTCCCGTTCCACGGCCGGACCTCGCTGGTCGCCCTGGAGCCGGCCAGTTCGTGGCCCGGCGACGGGCTCGCCGCCGCGATCGAGCGCGGTCAGGCGCACTGGTTGATCCCCGGCGAACACAGGACCACGACGGTGACCGTCATCCCGTTCCGACCGGACGGCCGAGCCGTCACGGGTGCCGACCACACCGGAGCGATCAGCTTCAAAAACGCGGCGACCGGTTGA
- a CDS encoding Zn-dependent alcohol dehydrogenase, which produces MQITAPVLLKPNEPMQMMDVELDEPGFGEVRVKMVASGVCHSCLHAYDGSHTGIPMPIVLGDEGSGIVDAVGEGCNSLKPGDHVIISWAPDCGACKYCALGFPSLCLNTPPIGKMTGGTTRFHHQGNDVHHYGPATYGPYIVVPEAGAVWVRPDFPLELAALIGCSVTTGFGSVVNSAALRAGQSVAVFGCGGVGLNAIQGAVATGAYPIIGVDVLDSKLDLAREFGATHTINPTRHDLQAEVLRITGQGVDASIVAVGATIAMQQGLDILARQGVEVVLGLPGTGQTFPVDPALLMSGERRIVGSRYGSSNPMVEFPKMVELAMAGRLKLDELVTKRYDLDEADEAFRALAAGEQARGLIVF; this is translated from the coding sequence ATGCAGATCACAGCTCCAGTTCTCCTCAAACCGAACGAGCCGATGCAGATGATGGACGTCGAGCTCGACGAGCCGGGCTTCGGCGAAGTGCGGGTCAAGATGGTGGCGAGCGGCGTCTGTCACAGTTGCTTGCATGCGTACGACGGTTCGCACACGGGTATCCCGATGCCGATCGTCCTCGGCGACGAGGGGTCGGGCATCGTCGATGCCGTCGGCGAAGGCTGCAACAGCCTCAAGCCCGGTGATCACGTCATCATCTCATGGGCGCCCGACTGTGGCGCCTGCAAGTACTGCGCCCTCGGCTTTCCCTCGCTGTGTCTGAACACGCCGCCCATCGGCAAGATGACCGGCGGCACCACCCGCTTCCATCACCAGGGCAACGATGTCCACCACTACGGGCCGGCGACATACGGCCCGTACATCGTGGTGCCAGAGGCCGGCGCAGTATGGGTGCGACCCGACTTTCCCCTGGAGCTCGCGGCGCTGATCGGCTGTTCCGTCACGACCGGCTTCGGCTCGGTCGTCAACTCGGCAGCGCTCCGGGCCGGCCAGAGCGTCGCCGTGTTCGGCTGCGGTGGCGTCGGCCTCAACGCGATCCAGGGTGCCGTGGCGACCGGCGCGTACCCGATCATCGGGGTCGACGTGCTCGACAGCAAGCTCGACCTGGCGCGTGAGTTCGGTGCGACACACACGATCAACCCCACCCGGCACGATCTCCAGGCAGAGGTCTTACGCATCACCGGCCAAGGTGTCGACGCGAGCATCGTCGCCGTCGGCGCGACGATCGCCATGCAGCAAGGTCTCGACATCCTCGCCAGGCAGGGTGTGGAAGTCGTGCTCGGACTTCCAGGGACCGGCCAGACGTTCCCTGTCGATCCTGCATTGCTGATGTCGGGCGAGCGTCGGATCGTCGGTTCTCGCTACGGCAGCAGCAACCCGATGGTCGAGTTCCCCAAGATGGTCGAGCTGGCGATGGCCGGCCGTCTCAAGCTCGATGAGTTGGTGACGAAGCGATACGACCTCGACGAAGCTGACGAAGCCTTCCGCGCCTTGGCCGCCGGGGAACAGGCTCGCGGCCTGATCGTCTTCTGA
- a CDS encoding SDR family oxidoreductase yields MNAEATDGATFGASGPHGVAIVTGACRNIGAAVATELAAAGASVAVNHLDEASADEAGAVVDRIRDAGGVAIAVRADVSSERDVTEMVRKVQLEFGPISVLVNNAAASVASSRPWQEITAEEWTRVMAVNVVGGAICARAVAPSMIACGRGSIINMSSVTALLGATGNLHYVTSKAAQLGFTRSLARELGVHRIRVNAIVIGAIETPSEAVYGDPDELARYLSTVQALERRGTPDDIAQMVSFLASNRASFITGQAITVDGGWVMH; encoded by the coding sequence GTGAACGCTGAGGCCACCGACGGTGCCACGTTCGGAGCGTCTGGCCCCCACGGGGTCGCGATCGTCACCGGCGCTTGTCGCAACATCGGGGCGGCCGTCGCTACCGAGTTGGCAGCTGCCGGAGCCTCGGTGGCGGTCAACCATCTCGACGAAGCCTCCGCCGATGAAGCCGGCGCGGTCGTCGACCGAATCCGCGATGCGGGAGGCGTCGCGATCGCAGTCCGAGCGGACGTGTCCTCGGAGCGTGACGTCACCGAGATGGTGCGCAAGGTGCAGCTGGAGTTCGGTCCGATTTCGGTGCTCGTCAACAACGCCGCGGCATCGGTTGCCTCGTCGCGGCCCTGGCAGGAGATCACCGCCGAGGAGTGGACGAGGGTGATGGCTGTCAACGTGGTCGGTGGGGCCATCTGCGCCCGAGCAGTTGCACCGTCGATGATTGCGTGCGGCCGCGGGAGCATCATCAACATGTCGTCGGTCACGGCGCTACTCGGCGCGACCGGCAATCTGCACTACGTCACGTCGAAGGCGGCGCAACTCGGCTTCACCCGCTCTCTGGCCCGAGAGTTGGGTGTGCATCGCATCCGGGTGAACGCGATCGTCATCGGCGCGATCGAGACCCCATCGGAGGCCGTTTACGGCGACCCCGATGAACTCGCTCGGTACCTCTCCACCGTGCAAGCGCTGGAGCGGCGGGGTACACCCGACGACATCGCTCAGATGGTGTCGTTCCTCGCGTCGAATCGAGCGTCGTTCATCACGGGGCAGGCAATCACGGTCGACGGCGGTTGGGTCATGCACTGA
- a CDS encoding class I mannose-6-phosphate isomerase: MPRPILLPDNRVPVYYQGGEGIDRFRAVPGERRGPEDWVASLCTLPPRVGATDSGDAGLSVTADGVVLADLIAADPVGWLGEGLAERFGDDSGLLVKLLDAGERLPVHCHPTRTFGADHLGSLFGKTEGWIILDAEPGSRVWLGLSDDIDRATLRRWIDHQDAMSMLAAMNEVEVGAGQVVYVPAGVPHAIGPGILLTELQEPTAFSVLAEHAAFGVGADQATLGLGWDVAIDCFDLSGYGGERLAALFAEPVELAASTGGIVSNLFPTAAEQFFSARLVQCFRDVDLPWPSFAVVVVTGGVGSLCCDAGADPIRRGETWVVPHGVGPASFRGDVEAIVCLPPSTDRTTS; encoded by the coding sequence GTGCCGCGCCCGATCCTGCTGCCCGACAATCGGGTTCCTGTCTACTACCAGGGGGGCGAGGGCATCGACCGCTTCCGTGCGGTGCCCGGCGAGCGTCGAGGTCCGGAGGACTGGGTCGCGTCGCTGTGCACGTTGCCGCCGAGGGTCGGGGCGACGGACTCCGGCGACGCCGGTCTGTCGGTGACGGCCGACGGAGTGGTTCTGGCGGACCTCATCGCTGCCGACCCGGTCGGCTGGCTCGGCGAAGGATTGGCCGAGAGGTTCGGCGACGATTCCGGTCTACTGGTGAAACTGCTCGACGCGGGAGAGCGTCTCCCCGTCCATTGTCATCCGACGCGGACGTTCGGCGCCGACCACCTGGGGAGCCTGTTCGGCAAGACGGAGGGGTGGATCATTCTGGATGCAGAGCCCGGTTCTCGAGTGTGGCTCGGTCTGAGCGACGACATCGATCGAGCGACGCTTCGCCGATGGATCGATCACCAGGACGCGATGTCGATGCTGGCGGCGATGAACGAGGTCGAGGTCGGAGCCGGTCAGGTCGTGTACGTACCGGCCGGGGTCCCGCACGCCATCGGTCCAGGGATCCTGCTGACGGAGTTGCAGGAACCGACGGCGTTCTCGGTTCTCGCAGAGCATGCGGCGTTCGGTGTCGGTGCAGACCAGGCCACGCTCGGTCTCGGTTGGGACGTCGCAATCGACTGTTTCGACCTCAGCGGGTATGGCGGGGAGCGCTTGGCGGCGCTCTTCGCCGAGCCCGTCGAACTGGCCGCGTCGACTGGTGGCATCGTGTCCAATCTGTTTCCGACGGCCGCCGAGCAGTTCTTCTCCGCTCGCTTGGTCCAGTGCTTCCGTGATGTCGATCTTCCCTGGCCGAGCTTCGCCGTAGTGGTGGTCACCGGCGGAGTCGGCTCGCTGTGTTGCGACGCTGGCGCCGACCCCATCAGGCGTGGTGAGACCTGGGTCGTTCCGCATGGTGTCGGACCCGCCAGCTTTCGTGGCGACGTCGAAGCCATCGTGTGCCTGCCTCCGAGCACTGATCGGACCACGTCGTGA
- a CDS encoding dipeptide/oligopeptide/nickel ABC transporter ATP-binding protein — translation MAIVDVDDLYFHYPRARLGPDDEGWTLRGVSVAIGEGSTIGIVGESGSGKSTLIRVMCGLLRHQRGTVRFEGRDIGDYRRDGANELRRKNQIVFQNPRRSLDPRMTIRRSLSEPVRALQGRKPDDDELITSLERVGLGREVLPRFPHQLSGGQLQRVGIARSLSVDPTILYADEPVSALDVSVQAQVLNLLMDLRDELGLTLVMVSHDLGVVSRMCEDIVVMRDGRVVESGRTDAVLANPQSSYTAALLAAARVASL, via the coding sequence ATGGCGATCGTCGACGTCGATGACCTGTACTTCCACTACCCGAGAGCCCGGCTCGGGCCCGACGACGAGGGTTGGACGCTGCGCGGCGTCTCGGTTGCCATTGGTGAGGGTTCGACCATCGGCATCGTCGGAGAGTCGGGCTCCGGTAAGTCCACCCTGATCCGCGTGATGTGCGGGTTGCTCCGGCATCAACGCGGAACGGTTCGGTTCGAGGGCCGTGACATCGGCGACTACCGCCGGGACGGCGCCAACGAGCTGCGTCGGAAGAACCAGATCGTCTTCCAGAACCCGCGCCGGTCGCTCGACCCGCGCATGACGATCCGCCGATCGCTGAGCGAACCGGTGCGGGCATTGCAGGGCCGCAAGCCCGACGACGACGAGTTGATCACATCGCTGGAGCGAGTCGGCCTCGGTCGTGAGGTGCTGCCACGATTCCCGCATCAGCTCTCCGGAGGTCAGTTGCAGCGGGTCGGCATCGCGCGCTCGCTCTCGGTCGACCCGACGATCCTCTACGCTGATGAACCGGTCAGCGCGCTGGACGTCTCGGTTCAGGCGCAGGTTCTCAACCTGCTGATGGACCTTCGCGATGAGCTAGGGCTCACGCTCGTGATGGTGTCGCACGATCTGGGTGTCGTGAGTCGGATGTGTGAGGACATCGTCGTCATGCGAGACGGTCGGGTCGTCGAGTCGGGTCGAACCGATGCCGTGCTCGCCAATCCGCAGTCGTCGTACACCGCGGCGCTGCTTGCCGCGGCGCGGGTCGCCAGCCTGTAG
- a CDS encoding ABC transporter ATP-binding protein, which translates to MLEIRDLSVHIDGHQIVHIDELDVPVGARLGLVGESGSGKTMTAKAIAGLLPDEAKASGAVRFGDDDLLSLSDAEFAKIRGDKIGFVFQDPARSLNPMMRIGRQVSEAIRLHTGLRGRAVTERVVELLELVQLPEPAALVRRYPHQLSGGQQQRVMIAAAIAADPELLIADEPTTALDVTVQEEILRLLISLSEQRNMSLLFVSHDLGVIRFVCDRVAVIYGGHVVEAGAVEQVIGQPRHRYTTALLAANPGMPQADDYSSFIGQRLQTIQGSVPAVGRFPSGCRFRNRCEHVTGSCAGAPPAVTSASGHRYSCWHPAEEDT; encoded by the coding sequence ATGCTCGAGATCCGTGACCTCAGTGTCCACATCGACGGACATCAGATCGTGCACATCGACGAACTCGACGTGCCCGTCGGGGCCCGGTTGGGGCTCGTCGGTGAGTCCGGATCCGGTAAGACGATGACCGCCAAGGCCATCGCCGGGCTGTTGCCCGACGAGGCCAAGGCGTCTGGTGCCGTTCGCTTCGGCGACGACGACCTCCTGTCGCTGTCCGACGCCGAGTTCGCCAAGATACGAGGTGACAAGATCGGTTTCGTCTTCCAGGATCCGGCGCGTTCACTGAATCCGATGATGCGGATCGGGCGCCAGGTGTCCGAGGCGATCCGTCTGCACACCGGTCTCAGAGGCCGTGCCGTCACTGAACGGGTGGTCGAACTGCTCGAGCTGGTGCAACTCCCTGAGCCGGCCGCACTCGTTCGCCGGTACCCGCATCAACTCTCGGGTGGCCAGCAACAACGGGTGATGATCGCCGCTGCGATCGCCGCTGACCCCGAACTCCTGATCGCCGACGAACCCACCACGGCTCTCGATGTCACCGTCCAGGAAGAGATCCTGCGGCTGCTGATCTCGTTGAGCGAGCAACGGAACATGAGCTTGCTCTTCGTCAGCCACGACCTCGGAGTCATCCGGTTCGTGTGCGACCGCGTCGCGGTGATCTACGGCGGGCACGTCGTCGAGGCTGGCGCCGTCGAACAGGTCATCGGGCAACCCCGGCACCGGTACACGACAGCGCTGCTCGCTGCGAACCCGGGCATGCCCCAGGCCGACGACTATTCGTCGTTCATCGGCCAGCGGCTGCAGACGATCCAGGGATCTGTCCCGGCCGTCGGCAGATTCCCGAGCGGCTGCCGGTTCCGGAATCGGTGTGAACACGTGACGGGTTCGTGCGCCGGCGCCCCGCCGGCGGTCACGTCGGCGAGCGGCCACCGGTACTCCTGCTGGCATCCGGCCGAGGAGGACACATAG
- a CDS encoding ABC transporter permease — MFDDDTAIPAQPSRWRRLRRLPLTLYLGGTLVASFVFVALLSFIWTPYPPNQLNMTNRLAPPGSPGFLLGTDRAGRDVTTELMLGARNSLYVSVVSTIAAMVIGAAIGLSIAGANRTFQGPLTRLVDAGLALPGILTALVLAAKLGPGNTTATIAIITWQIPVAARVTIGPARQVLALDFVEAAYGYGRRKSYVLVRHVLPNISPLLIVLGSVMFAAAILIEASLAYLGVGVQPPTSSWGRFLNETQSLLEAAPYLMFFPGLAIVFTALGFNLLGDGLRTILDPQQTRSGLS, encoded by the coding sequence ATGTTCGACGACGACACGGCGATCCCGGCGCAGCCCTCCAGGTGGCGGCGGCTTCGCCGACTGCCGCTGACGCTCTATCTCGGCGGCACCCTCGTCGCGTCGTTCGTGTTCGTAGCGCTGCTCTCGTTCATCTGGACTCCCTACCCGCCGAATCAGCTGAACATGACGAACCGGCTCGCGCCGCCCGGGTCGCCGGGATTCCTTCTCGGCACCGACCGCGCCGGGCGGGACGTCACCACCGAACTCATGCTCGGCGCCCGGAACTCGCTGTACGTCAGCGTCGTGTCGACGATCGCAGCGATGGTCATCGGTGCGGCGATCGGACTCTCGATCGCCGGCGCGAACCGTACCTTTCAAGGGCCACTCACCCGGCTCGTCGATGCCGGCTTGGCGCTGCCCGGCATCCTCACTGCCCTGGTCCTGGCGGCGAAGTTGGGGCCTGGCAACACGACGGCCACGATCGCGATCATCACCTGGCAGATCCCGGTGGCGGCTCGTGTCACGATCGGACCGGCGCGGCAGGTCTTGGCGCTCGACTTCGTCGAGGCGGCGTACGGGTACGGCCGCCGCAAGTCGTACGTCCTGGTTCGCCACGTCCTACCGAACATCAGTCCTCTGCTGATCGTGCTGGGCTCCGTCATGTTCGCTGCGGCGATCTTGATCGAGGCCTCGCTCGCGTACCTCGGCGTCGGCGTCCAGCCTCCGACCTCGTCGTGGGGGAGATTCCTCAACGAGACGCAGTCGCTGCTTGAGGCGGCGCCGTACCTGATGTTCTTCCCCGGACTCGCGATCGTCTTCACGGCGCTCGGATTCAATCTGCTCGGTGACGGTCTGCGCACCATCCTCGATCCTCAGCAGACCAGGAGTGGGTTGTCCTGA
- a CDS encoding ABC transporter permease produces the protein MSMGRPVASATGRPSVHLTLSEHMIRYTLRLLLNLLFAAFVGSVAVFSLVNLLGGDIVTVLLGQEAAPVDVQFMREELGLDRSLFVQYFDWLWGVVTGDLGTSYGMGYDIFDEIVRRIEPTLMITIGALIVSVPLSLALGTYSAINSKKVRGAVVDVVTQIGIAIPTFWAGLLLVLFFAVRLGWLPTGGYVPLTEDPLACLRSITLPVLALSLGVTSVFTRYVRTSMIDVMNEDFVRSAMARGRSRRGAALVHGVRNASIPLVTVAALQFGQLIAGAVVVENVFVLPGIGRLIVTATLGREVIVVQSLALVIMLVILILNFFVDIAYGFLDPRIRDKADADV, from the coding sequence ATGTCGATGGGTCGTCCGGTGGCATCCGCTACCGGACGACCCTCGGTCCATCTGACACTCTCTGAACACATGATTCGTTACACACTTCGTTTGCTCCTGAACCTTCTGTTCGCTGCCTTCGTCGGATCTGTTGCCGTCTTCTCGCTCGTGAACCTGCTCGGTGGCGACATCGTCACCGTCCTGCTCGGCCAAGAAGCAGCGCCCGTCGACGTGCAGTTCATGCGCGAGGAACTCGGGCTCGACCGTTCGCTCTTCGTCCAGTACTTCGACTGGCTCTGGGGTGTGGTGACCGGAGACCTGGGCACCTCGTATGGCATGGGCTACGACATTTTCGACGAGATCGTCAGACGTATCGAGCCCACACTCATGATCACCATCGGTGCGTTGATCGTTTCCGTGCCGTTGTCGCTGGCACTCGGAACCTACTCCGCCATCAACTCCAAGAAGGTTCGAGGCGCCGTCGTCGACGTCGTCACCCAGATCGGGATCGCCATCCCGACGTTCTGGGCTGGGCTGCTCCTCGTGTTGTTCTTCGCTGTTCGCCTCGGGTGGTTGCCGACGGGCGGCTACGTGCCGCTCACGGAGGATCCCCTGGCGTGCCTCCGCTCGATCACCCTGCCCGTCCTGGCCCTGAGTCTCGGCGTGACGTCCGTCTTCACGCGATACGTCCGCACCTCGATGATCGACGTGATGAACGAAGACTTCGTCCGATCTGCGATGGCGCGGGGCCGGAGCCGGCGAGGTGCGGCTCTCGTCCATGGCGTCCGCAACGCCTCCATTCCGCTCGTGACGGTGGCGGCGCTCCAATTCGGCCAGTTGATCGCCGGCGCCGTGGTGGTCGAGAACGTGTTCGTGCTCCCGGGGATCGGGCGCCTCATCGTCACGGCGACGCTCGGGCGCGAGGTGATCGTGGTGCAGTCGCTCGCCCTCGTGATCATGCTCGTGATCCTGATCCTGAACTTTTTTGTCGACATCGCCTATGGCTTCCTCGACCCACGAATTCGCGACAAGGCGGACGCTGATGTCTGA